The proteins below come from a single Streptomyces tubercidicus genomic window:
- a CDS encoding glycosyltransferase family 2 protein, producing the protein MEPSGGEPVRKVVSAVRRCIIIVTAVHPPSAHFLPEAHRSLCCQELPDGWEWHWVIQEDGRSDQVAPHVPDDERVTFRQGRPGGPGVARTMALAHTEGEYLKVLDADDQLAPGALARDLAALEGDHSLGWATSRALDLLPDGSTTGFPGDPEPGPIERGAVLDFWKANDFRAQVHPATLFMCRDLVLALGGWTALPASEDTGLLLALNATSRGWFSSEVGLHYRKWHGQATGQPSHTDTAEREARMAVVEARARQLAHFRWRYRGGG; encoded by the coding sequence ATGGAGCCGTCCGGCGGTGAGCCGGTCAGGAAGGTGGTAAGTGCCGTGCGCCGGTGCATCATCATCGTCACTGCCGTCCATCCGCCCTCGGCGCACTTCCTGCCGGAGGCCCACCGGTCGCTCTGTTGCCAGGAGCTCCCTGACGGATGGGAATGGCACTGGGTCATCCAGGAGGACGGACGCAGTGACCAGGTCGCTCCGCATGTGCCCGACGACGAACGGGTGACCTTCCGACAGGGGCGGCCCGGCGGCCCCGGTGTCGCCCGCACCATGGCCCTCGCCCATACGGAGGGCGAATACCTCAAGGTGCTGGACGCCGACGACCAGTTAGCGCCCGGCGCGCTCGCCCGCGACCTGGCGGCCCTGGAAGGCGACCACAGCCTCGGCTGGGCGACCTCCCGCGCCCTCGACCTGCTGCCCGACGGCTCCACCACCGGCTTTCCCGGCGACCCCGAGCCGGGCCCGATCGAGCGCGGAGCCGTACTCGACTTCTGGAAGGCGAACGACTTCCGCGCCCAGGTCCACCCGGCGACCCTCTTCATGTGCCGCGACCTGGTGCTCGCCCTCGGCGGCTGGACCGCGCTGCCGGCCTCCGAGGACACCGGCCTGCTCCTGGCCCTCAACGCCACGAGCCGCGGCTGGTTCTCCTCCGAGGTCGGCCTCCACTACCGCAAGTGGCACGGCCAGGCGACCGGCCAGCCCTCGCACACCGACACCGCCGAACGCGAGGCCCGCATGGCGGTCGTGGAGGCCAGGGCCAGACAGCTCGCGCATTTCAGGTGGCGGTATCGGGGTGGGGGGTGA
- a CDS encoding FkbM family methyltransferase codes for MAVDTQDLIQRYVYMFGVWEPHMTHWLQRRLRPGDTYIDVGANIGYFSLLAAHLVGDRGRVVAIEASPAIHAKLLRHAEMNACHQLRALNTAVADERKTVTLTMASSHNSGAASIIPYEGQAESRLDIEARPLPEILDPDDITSARVIKIDVEGAEGAVIRGLTPLLDKLRPDAELTIEVTPKRMAALGESADDLLKTMRDHGFHAYRLTNNYDPGSYPKALRPSAGVAVRWRGPVVEESDVIFSRVDAETLP; via the coding sequence TTCGGCGTGTGGGAGCCCCATATGACCCACTGGCTCCAGCGCCGGCTCCGCCCGGGAGACACCTATATCGACGTCGGCGCCAATATCGGCTACTTCAGCCTGCTCGCCGCACACCTCGTCGGCGACCGGGGCCGGGTAGTCGCGATCGAGGCCTCACCGGCAATTCACGCCAAGCTGCTCCGGCACGCCGAGATGAACGCCTGCCATCAACTCCGCGCCCTCAACACCGCGGTCGCCGACGAGCGCAAGACCGTCACCCTCACCATGGCGAGCTCACACAATTCGGGCGCCGCCAGCATCATCCCGTACGAAGGACAGGCGGAGAGCAGGCTCGATATCGAGGCACGCCCGCTCCCCGAAATCCTCGATCCGGACGACATCACCTCGGCCCGTGTCATCAAAATCGATGTAGAGGGCGCCGAGGGAGCCGTGATCCGCGGCCTGACCCCCCTGCTCGACAAACTCCGCCCGGACGCGGAGCTCACCATCGAAGTAACCCCGAAACGCATGGCGGCCCTGGGCGAATCGGCCGACGATCTGCTCAAGACGATGCGCGATCACGGTTTCCACGCCTATCGCCTCACCAACAACTACGACCCGGGCAGCTACCCGAAGGCGCTGCGCCCCTCGGCGGGGGTGGCGGTGCGGTGGCGCGGGCCGGTGGTGGAGGAGAGCGATGTGATCTTCTCGCGAGTCGATGCGGAAACGCTGCCTTGA